A single genomic interval of Megalobrama amblycephala isolate DHTTF-2021 linkage group LG15, ASM1881202v1, whole genome shotgun sequence harbors:
- the LOC125248011 gene encoding beta-1,3-galactosyl-O-glycosyl-glycoprotein beta-1,6-N-acetylglucosaminyltransferase 3-like — protein MTFNNQMILKIISILSVTTAMSILLMNYSEQRTNCPRKKELVLNHFLKQDVGELQACSAIIQGDVDGVDKDIFRKLLTSKKRTSLLSESFYLNATKDCPSYIRDRGFLTVSLSKEEKDFPIAFSMVIHEKIEMFERLLRAIYTPDNLYCVHVDQKSPEIFKEAVRAIVSCLTNVFMASKLENVIYASWSRVQADINCMQDLLKSPVQWKYLLNTCGTDFPIKTNAEIVESLKYLNGRNSLESEAVESKKGRWQYHHNVTKVVTRTNVKKSPPPIKSPMFAGNAYFVVSREFVDHIFKSKEIQEFMEWEKDTYSPDEHMWATLQRMPSVPGSNPSNRKYEQSDMNAIARLVKWSYHEGDLKSGAPYPPCTGTHRRAVCVYGAGDLKWIVRQHHLLANKFDPQVDDVAIKCMEAFLRYKAIYGRSLLTVDKSDIIL, from the coding sequence ATGACATTTAACAATCAGATGATTCTAAAAATAATCTCCATCCTTTCTGTGACTACAGCCATGTCCATCCTCTTGATGAACTATTCAGAACAAAGGACAAATTGTCCTCGCAAGAAAGAGCTGGTCTTGAATCACTTCCTAAAGCAGGATGTTGGAGAACTACAGGCTTGTTCTGCTATTATTCAAGGAGATGTGGACGGAGTGGACAAGGACATTTTTAGGAAGCTCCTGACCTCGAAAAAAAGAACATCCTTGCTATCCGAGTCATTCTATCTCAACGCAACCAAGGATTGTCCATCCTACATCCGAGACAGAGGGTTTCTGACGGTTTCTCTCAGTAAAGAGGAGAAAGATTTCCCTATTGCTTTCTCCATGGTGATCCATGAGAAGATTGAGATGTTTGAAAGGCTCTTAAGAGCCATTTACACTCCTGACAATCTGTACTGTGTTCATGTGGACCAGAAGTCTCCTGAGATCTTTAAAGAAGCAGTTAGGGCCATTGTGTCCTGCCTGACAAATGTGTTTATGGCCAGCAAACTGGAGAATGTGATCTACGCCTCCTGGTCTCGAGTTCAAGCGGACATCAACTGCATGCAGGATCTTCTCAAGTCACCTGTCCAGTGGAAGTATCTGCTCAACACCTGTGGCACTGATTTCCCCATCAAAACCAATGCAGAAATAGTCGAGTCTCTAAAATACCTGAACGGAAGGAACAGTTTGGAGTCCGAGGCCGTAGAGTCCAAAAAGGGGCGCTGGCAGTATCATCACAATGTTACGAAAGTTGTGACTCGGACCAATGTTAAAAAGTCACCCCCGCCAATAAAGAGCCCTATGTTTGCAGGAAATGCTTACTTTGTGGTTTCAAGAGAGTTTGTGGATCACATCTTCAAAAGCAAAGAGATTCAAGAATTCATGGAATGGGAGAAAGACACATACAGTCCAGATGAACACATGTGGGCTACGTTACAGCGGATGCCTTCAGTACCAGGATCCAACCCTTCAAACAGAAAGTACGAGCAATCGGACATGAACGCAATTGCTCGTCTAGTTAAATGGAGCTACCATGAAGGAGATCTAAAGAGTGGGGCTCCCTACCCACCATGCACTGGGACGCACAGACGGGCGGTGTGTGTCTATGGAGCTGGGGACTTGAAATGGATTGTGAGGCAACACCATCTTTTGGCAAACAAGTTTGATCCACAAGTAGATGATGTAGCTATCAAATGTATGGAGGCTTTTTTAAGGTACAAAGCTATTTATGGTCGATCATTACTAACAGTTGATAAATCTGACAttattttatga